A single Phycisphaeraceae bacterium DNA region contains:
- a CDS encoding immunoglobulin domain-containing protein, whose protein sequence is MRPQHQQVMILAAATVVAPVCLAVGPLRPVALTGTSGPLGPGLGPGITFSSMQLIKTVHPEFGTFLPAGPSISGTGAVVFGGVLGGPGITTANGSGIWAARGGSVLSLVARRGDAVPGLAAGYTFGEFFRAPQICDTGAVTFQSMIGGNDSSVGMDEGTFSERSGWPMALIREGVTIVPETSPPIVFGGTNLEGDPWGNNGWALNRLGETALRCFVRDFNPPAPQFNPLFGVYSDVGGPLAKHYRGGDSWTDGTQTIHFTGCSNPRINDSGAFLTVRLTDVAGGLQPWTNRALDGSGFGVPGVGPLHRIFIPSITIAPGTAAVFSSVWSLLNFHLNSAGRIAFAADLNEGGPGASGGFWSDARFGPLQLVALSGGPAPGTPAGVVFNTNAQFVLSSALADNNVVVIRGQLLQSAGVGAGNDTGIWSTRSTTTGLPGNLRLVVREGSPVPAGSGPDYDGLNFGEFSRFWVNAAGRVAFITQHNDFTQAIWIEQADGTLAPVVKEFTTLDLYGDGSDVRFISQIDPVFNTAATGGSLATAFNDQGDIAVRIIFAGGSEGIFTTAPSVPCQAPAQTAPPATQAVLAGDPVSFTVGSSGTGPIRHQWRRNGVPIPAAQLATLAISSAAESDAGTYDCVLTNPCGSTISSPATLTIGTPCPADFDGNGSIEPTDIAAFVNAWLFSLTNPPDLGGDFDHNGTVEPADIATFVSAWVAALTNGC, encoded by the coding sequence ATGCGTCCTCAGCACCAGCAAGTCATGATTCTCGCGGCCGCCACTGTGGTCGCGCCCGTGTGCCTGGCCGTAGGGCCGCTGCGCCCCGTCGCGCTGACAGGTACCTCGGGCCCGCTCGGCCCCGGGCTGGGACCCGGTATCACGTTCAGTTCGATGCAGTTGATCAAAACCGTACATCCCGAGTTCGGCACCTTCCTCCCGGCCGGACCCTCCATCAGCGGGACGGGCGCCGTCGTGTTCGGCGGCGTGCTCGGGGGCCCCGGTATCACCACCGCAAACGGCTCGGGCATCTGGGCGGCGCGCGGCGGATCGGTCCTTTCTCTGGTGGCCCGCCGTGGCGACGCGGTCCCTGGTTTGGCCGCCGGCTACACCTTCGGCGAGTTCTTTAGGGCGCCGCAGATCTGTGACACGGGGGCGGTGACGTTCCAGTCCATGATCGGCGGGAACGACTCCAGCGTGGGCATGGACGAGGGCACCTTCTCTGAGCGGTCCGGCTGGCCCATGGCGCTGATCCGCGAAGGCGTGACGATTGTTCCCGAGACCAGTCCGCCGATTGTTTTCGGCGGGACCAATCTTGAGGGCGATCCGTGGGGCAATAACGGCTGGGCGCTCAACCGCCTCGGCGAGACGGCCCTGCGGTGCTTCGTGCGGGACTTCAACCCGCCCGCTCCGCAGTTCAACCCGCTCTTCGGTGTGTACTCCGACGTCGGCGGCCCCCTCGCCAAGCACTACCGCGGCGGCGACAGTTGGACCGACGGCACACAGACCATCCACTTCACCGGCTGCAGCAATCCGCGAATCAACGACTCCGGCGCTTTCCTCACCGTCCGGCTGACCGACGTCGCGGGCGGGCTTCAGCCCTGGACCAACCGCGCGTTGGACGGGAGCGGGTTCGGTGTTCCGGGTGTTGGTCCGCTTCACCGCATCTTCATCCCCAGTATCACGATCGCGCCGGGTACGGCCGCCGTGTTCTCGAGCGTCTGGAGCCTGTTGAACTTCCACCTGAACTCAGCCGGGAGGATCGCGTTCGCCGCAGATCTGAACGAGGGCGGCCCGGGGGCCTCCGGCGGGTTCTGGTCTGATGCAAGGTTCGGCCCGCTCCAACTGGTCGCCCTCAGCGGCGGTCCGGCCCCGGGCACCCCAGCCGGTGTCGTCTTCAATACCAACGCCCAGTTTGTCCTTAGTTCAGCCCTGGCCGACAACAACGTCGTGGTGATCCGCGGGCAGTTGCTGCAGAGCGCCGGCGTCGGCGCCGGGAACGACACCGGGATCTGGTCCACCCGATCAACCACCACGGGGCTGCCCGGCAATCTCCGGCTCGTCGTCCGGGAGGGCTCACCGGTTCCGGCCGGTTCCGGGCCGGATTATGACGGCCTCAACTTCGGCGAGTTCAGCCGGTTCTGGGTCAACGCGGCCGGGCGCGTCGCGTTCATCACCCAGCACAACGATTTCACACAGGCCATCTGGATCGAGCAGGCGGACGGCACGTTGGCGCCGGTGGTCAAGGAGTTCACCACGCTCGACCTGTACGGCGATGGCTCTGACGTACGGTTCATCTCCCAGATCGACCCGGTCTTCAATACCGCGGCTACCGGCGGCAGCCTTGCCACGGCGTTCAATGACCAGGGGGATATCGCGGTGCGGATCATCTTCGCGGGCGGCTCGGAGGGGATCTTCACCACCGCCCCGTCCGTGCCCTGCCAAGCGCCGGCCCAGACAGCACCTCCCGCGACGCAGGCTGTTCTGGCCGGTGATCCCGTGTCGTTCACCGTCGGATCCTCCGGCACCGGCCCCATCCGCCACCAGTGGCGTCGCAACGGCGTTCCGATCCCGGCAGCGCAGCTGGCCACACTCGCGATCAGTAGCGCGGCCGAATCGGATGCCGGGACGTACGACTGCGTCCTGACAAACCCCTGCGGCAGCACGATCAGCAGCCCCGCCACACTGACCATCGGCACGCCTTGCCCGGCCGATTTCGACGGCAACGGCTCGATCGAGCCGACCGACATCGCCGCGTTCGTGAACGCGTGGCTCTTCAGCCTCACGAACCCGCCCGACCTGGGTGGCGACTTCGACCACAACGGCACCGTCGAGCCCGCGGACATCGCGACATTCGTGAGCGCCTGGGTGGCGGCACTGACCAACGGGTGCTGA
- a CDS encoding FRG domain-containing protein, whose product MLPKVFRAEVRLGRSADYESDMCWRFKLAAPPRHANCPSVGDHGSWLSLMQHYGLPTRLLDWTGSLLTAMYFAVEDCSHDDKDGAIWLLSPGKLNESMSGQAGRVRMMHDTDVDKLLGDAFNYKNNSEVVYPVLPTECDARMMMQLSRFTLHGSASKLCERPDAGDFVAQIIIPHEMKAGLRELATMLGARASVLFPDLGALARELAVSMNPIAPLDRAAATKPTKAAIAAVPSENGVVRDAGGG is encoded by the coding sequence TTGCTGCCAAAGGTCTTCCGTGCGGAGGTGCGGCTGGGTCGGTCTGCGGACTACGAGTCCGACATGTGCTGGAGGTTTAAGCTGGCCGCTCCGCCGCGGCATGCAAACTGTCCGTCGGTCGGTGATCACGGAAGCTGGCTCAGCCTGATGCAGCACTATGGATTGCCGACGAGGTTGCTGGATTGGACTGGTTCGTTGCTCACGGCGATGTATTTCGCTGTGGAGGATTGCAGTCACGACGACAAGGACGGGGCGATCTGGTTGTTGTCACCCGGGAAGCTGAATGAGTCAATGTCGGGGCAAGCCGGACGGGTTAGGATGATGCACGACACCGATGTGGATAAACTCTTGGGGGACGCTTTTAACTATAAGAATAATTCAGAGGTTGTATACCCAGTACTTCCAACCGAGTGCGATGCCCGGATGATGATGCAGTTGAGCCGATTTACGCTTCATGGCTCGGCATCCAAGCTGTGCGAACGACCTGATGCAGGTGACTTCGTTGCTCAAATCATTATCCCTCACGAAATGAAAGCTGGCTTGCGAGAACTGGCGACCATGCTCGGTGCAAGGGCAAGCGTCCTTTTCCCAGACCTAGGGGCTCTCGCTCGAGAGCTGGCAGTTAGCATGAATCCGATTGCTCCACTCGACCGTGCGGCTGCGACCAAACCAACGAAGGCAGCGATTGCGGCGGTTCCGAGCGAGAATGGTGTGGTTCGTGATGCGGGCGGCGGATGA
- a CDS encoding ATP-binding protein, whose protein sequence is MIPDAGNIRQITAEHLAGLVSAGVRERLVLRFKPQPYEPNDKGDREWCRDLSAFANTEGGCIIIGVAEKDGQASECEGIENAGVDALLARLTQCAESSIHPRVSLRHAVVSLPSGRVVLLLATEKSRAAPHMCHAGEDMRFYKRTGAGAEAMDDREVRRACMETHEAEERARPSLAARLVPVVRRSMLVFVLVFLLAYAVCGYVLVANPLLGEHDAFRYHPSDVVSLGAEMAAHYELIRLDDGSIAVGRCVDANDPDDQSPAGVLLGTAMIELDVTSSGYPEKTTREWSLTVTDIEPTESGPPATSAVAWRAAVAEGISNAGYSIPPVPPELLAGGAHAQTFDLYQYGHNAIVRVWYSRWWLWACILSAAAITGVVSRGWFKRAIHGRGMCRMCGYDRGGLSLSTPCPECGAPASAGPVD, encoded by the coding sequence ATGATTCCGGACGCCGGCAACATCCGCCAGATCACCGCCGAACACCTCGCCGGCCTGGTGTCGGCTGGTGTGCGCGAGCGCCTGGTGCTCCGCTTCAAGCCGCAGCCATACGAGCCGAACGACAAGGGAGACCGCGAGTGGTGCCGAGATCTCTCTGCCTTTGCGAACACCGAGGGCGGCTGCATCATCATCGGCGTTGCCGAGAAGGACGGGCAGGCGAGCGAGTGCGAAGGGATCGAGAACGCCGGAGTCGACGCACTGCTCGCTCGACTGACCCAGTGCGCCGAGTCGAGCATCCACCCGCGTGTGTCACTCCGGCACGCGGTCGTTTCACTGCCCAGCGGAAGAGTGGTCCTGCTCCTGGCGACCGAGAAGAGCAGGGCGGCCCCTCATATGTGCCACGCCGGCGAGGACATGCGGTTCTACAAGCGAACGGGCGCCGGCGCGGAGGCCATGGACGACCGGGAAGTGCGGCGCGCGTGCATGGAAACACACGAAGCCGAAGAGCGCGCGAGGCCCAGTCTCGCCGCCAGGTTGGTCCCGGTTGTGCGGCGGTCGATGCTCGTGTTCGTCCTTGTTTTTCTGTTGGCGTACGCCGTGTGTGGCTATGTGCTCGTTGCCAATCCGCTGCTCGGCGAGCACGACGCGTTTAGGTACCACCCGTCTGACGTCGTAAGTCTCGGTGCCGAGATGGCGGCGCATTATGAACTCATTCGGCTTGACGACGGCAGCATCGCCGTGGGCCGGTGTGTTGATGCAAACGATCCGGATGACCAGTCGCCCGCTGGAGTCCTTCTTGGCACTGCAATGATCGAACTGGACGTGACCAGTTCCGGGTATCCAGAGAAAACCACCCGAGAGTGGTCCCTGACGGTGACGGACATTGAACCGACCGAGTCGGGCCCGCCCGCGACATCGGCAGTCGCGTGGAGAGCGGCCGTCGCGGAGGGCATATCCAACGCGGGCTACAGCATCCCGCCGGTGCCACCAGAGCTCCTGGCAGGAGGTGCCCATGCGCAGACGTTCGACCTGTATCAGTACGGTCACAACGCGATTGTTCGCGTGTGGTACTCGCGCTGGTGGCTCTGGGCGTGCATCCTGAGCGCGGCCGCGATCACCGGTGTGGTGAGCCGTGGCTGGTTCAAGAGGGCGATTCATGGGCGGGGGATGTGTCGCATGTGCGGCTACGACCGTGGGGGACTGTCGCTGTCTACACCATGCCCGGAGTGCGGAGCCCCGGCTTCGGCTGGGCCGGTAGATTGA